A genomic stretch from Elusimicrobiota bacterium includes:
- a CDS encoding excinuclease ABC subunit UvrC, whose amino-acid sequence MPADAAPSRRHLPHACGVYIMRDAAMRVLYVGKAVDLAKRVAQYFNPRKADLKNQVLAPLVRKIDYIACASEREALVWERRLIRRHQPFFNVMWKDDKSYPWVKVSLEEDFPRVSVVRRRRRDGGAYFGPYPHVSAVRALLKTLWRRKIFPLRPCDYAFSRERPLADKKIRSCLYYHTRECPAPCAGRIAPAAYRRIAEDAVLFFEGRYAELKTRLGTEMRRASKALEYEAAARARDNIAALEHMGERVHYEEVRPGKVAERLDASQAVSDLQEALGLPKPPHHVECFDISHLFGREVVGSMVCFEAGEPRKSHYRRFRIQGIPVSEAAGAAGTPRDPAARAERRTTAARNDDFAAMAEVVARRCRALRKAGEAPPDLFLIDGGKGQLGAAQSALQETGTRTGLAALAKREEEVFLPGRPEPLVLERRRPALRLLQRIRDEAHRFAVTYHRLLRKKELFNATER is encoded by the coding sequence ATGCCCGCAGACGCCGCCCCTTCCCGTCGGCACCTCCCCCACGCCTGCGGCGTCTACATCATGCGGGACGCGGCCATGCGCGTGCTCTACGTCGGGAAGGCCGTGGACCTCGCCAAACGGGTCGCCCAGTACTTCAACCCCCGCAAGGCCGACCTGAAGAACCAGGTCCTCGCCCCGCTGGTGCGCAAGATCGACTACATCGCCTGCGCAAGCGAGCGCGAGGCCCTCGTCTGGGAGCGCCGGCTCATCCGGCGGCACCAGCCCTTCTTCAACGTCATGTGGAAGGACGACAAATCCTACCCCTGGGTGAAGGTCTCGCTCGAGGAGGACTTCCCCCGCGTCTCGGTGGTCCGCCGCAGGCGCCGCGACGGGGGCGCCTACTTCGGCCCCTACCCGCACGTCTCGGCCGTGCGCGCGCTCCTGAAGACCCTCTGGCGGCGGAAGATCTTCCCTCTGCGCCCCTGCGACTACGCCTTCTCGCGCGAGCGCCCCCTGGCCGATAAGAAGATCCGTTCCTGCCTCTACTACCACACCCGGGAATGCCCCGCACCCTGCGCCGGCCGGATCGCCCCCGCCGCCTACCGGCGCATCGCCGAGGACGCCGTCCTCTTCTTCGAGGGCCGCTACGCGGAGCTCAAGACCCGCCTCGGGACCGAGATGCGGCGCGCCTCGAAGGCCCTGGAGTACGAGGCGGCCGCGCGCGCGCGCGACAACATCGCGGCGCTCGAGCACATGGGCGAGCGCGTCCACTACGAGGAGGTGCGCCCCGGCAAGGTCGCCGAGCGCCTCGACGCCTCGCAGGCGGTCAGCGACCTCCAGGAAGCGCTGGGCCTGCCGAAGCCCCCCCACCACGTCGAGTGCTTCGACATCTCGCATCTCTTCGGCCGGGAGGTCGTCGGCTCGATGGTCTGTTTCGAGGCCGGAGAGCCCCGCAAGAGCCACTACCGCCGCTTCCGCATACAAGGAATCCCGGTCTCTGAAGCCGCCGGCGCCGCAGGGACCCCGCGGGACCCCGCGGCACGGGCCGAACGGAGAACGACCGCGGCCCGCAATGATGATTTCGCCGCGATGGCCGAGGTCGTCGCCCGGCGCTGCCGGGCACTGCGCAAGGCGGGCGAGGCCCCGCCGGACCTCTTCCTCATCGACGGAGGCAAGGGGCAGCTCGGGGCCGCCCAGTCCGCGCTGCAGGAGACCGGGACCCGCACGGGGCTCGCCGCGCTCGCCAAGCGCGAGGAGGAGGTCTTCCTCCCCGGACGCCCCGAGCCGTTGGTCCTCGAACGGCGCCGCCCTGCGCTGCGCCTGCTTCAGCGCATCCGCGACGAGGCGCACCGCTTCGCCGTGACCTACCACCGCCTGCTCCGCAAAAAGGAGTTGTTCAATGCGACCGAACGCTAA
- the holA gene encoding DNA polymerase III subunit delta encodes MDATPEAAEREWAEGRFRPVYLFVGEDAAGKGQAVEALRKALKVDDFNFSDYAGELESQAGEIVAAASTPPMFSERRFVLSREVKLGLGGRKALVEYLKDPLPSTVLVLLSGERKADAKDSVVAAASRSGLVVFFGPLRPEQACARLREEAKRLGFALSEAAAALVVDEVGSEWGILRGELEKIRLFLGERKEASEEAILACLGYRPETGPFDFANALDDGDPVAALRILRRKFEEGEEAFGPLRQLTTAVNKQLKAKRMMKAGISRFDMFGQLRVFGPSRQDRFIQAVNKAGEARLLASLRACHETEAALKSKAWLDPACELERLVVWIYR; translated from the coding sequence ATGGACGCGACGCCGGAAGCCGCCGAACGCGAATGGGCCGAGGGCCGTTTCCGGCCCGTCTACCTCTTCGTCGGCGAGGACGCGGCCGGGAAGGGCCAGGCCGTCGAGGCCCTGCGCAAGGCCCTGAAAGTCGACGACTTCAACTTCTCCGACTACGCGGGAGAACTCGAGTCGCAGGCGGGAGAGATCGTCGCCGCCGCCTCGACGCCGCCGATGTTCTCCGAGCGCCGCTTCGTGCTCTCGCGCGAGGTCAAACTGGGCCTGGGCGGGCGCAAGGCGCTCGTCGAGTACCTCAAGGACCCGCTCCCCTCGACCGTGCTCGTCCTGCTCTCCGGCGAGCGCAAGGCCGACGCCAAGGATTCCGTCGTCGCCGCCGCCTCCCGCAGCGGGCTCGTCGTCTTCTTCGGACCCCTGCGCCCGGAGCAGGCCTGCGCGCGCCTGCGCGAGGAGGCCAAGCGGCTGGGCTTCGCGCTCTCCGAGGCGGCCGCGGCGCTCGTCGTCGACGAGGTCGGCAGCGAGTGGGGCATCCTGCGCGGGGAGCTCGAGAAGATCCGCCTCTTCCTCGGGGAGAGGAAGGAGGCCTCGGAGGAGGCCATCCTCGCCTGCCTCGGCTACCGGCCCGAGACCGGTCCTTTCGACTTCGCCAACGCGCTCGACGACGGAGACCCGGTCGCCGCGCTGAGGATCCTGCGCCGGAAGTTCGAGGAGGGCGAGGAGGCCTTCGGCCCCCTGCGCCAGCTCACCACCGCCGTGAACAAGCAGCTCAAGGCCAAGCGCATGATGAAGGCCGGGATCTCGCGCTTCGACATGTTCGGCCAGCTGCGCGTCTTCGGTCCCTCCCGACAGGACCGCTTCATCCAGGCGGTGAACAAGGCGGGCGAGGCGCGCCTGCTCGCCTCCCTGCGGGCGTGCCACGAGACCGAAGCCGCGCTCAAGTCGAAGGCCTGGCTGGACCCTGCTTGCGAGTTGGAGAGGTTGGTCGTTTGGATCTATAGATAG
- a CDS encoding peroxiredoxin, with protein MADTLVQKQAPDFKTVAVYKKSFKEIQLADYKGKWVVLFFYPLDFTFVCPTEITAFNDRLADFRKAGAEVLGCSVDSQFTHLAWINTPRKEGGLGEIDYPIMSDLTKEIARDYGVLADGGVALRGLFLIDPQGKVAYSVVHDLGVGRSVEETLRVLQAFQQVAKTGEVCPANWKDGAKTMKADPVKAKEYFAAVN; from the coding sequence ATGGCGGACACGCTCGTGCAGAAGCAGGCCCCGGACTTCAAGACCGTCGCCGTCTATAAGAAGAGCTTCAAGGAGATCCAGCTCGCCGACTACAAGGGCAAGTGGGTCGTCCTCTTCTTCTATCCGCTCGATTTCACCTTCGTCTGCCCCACCGAGATCACGGCCTTCAATGACCGCCTCGCGGACTTCCGCAAGGCCGGCGCCGAGGTCCTCGGCTGCTCGGTGGACAGCCAGTTCACCCACCTCGCATGGATCAACACCCCGCGCAAAGAGGGGGGCTTGGGCGAGATCGACTACCCGATCATGTCCGACCTGACCAAGGAGATCGCCCGGGACTACGGCGTGCTCGCCGATGGCGGCGTCGCCCTGCGCGGCCTCTTCCTCATCGACCCTCAGGGGAAGGTCGCCTACTCCGTGGTCCACGACCTCGGGGTGGGACGCAGCGTCGAGGAGACCCTGCGCGTGCTCCAGGCCTTCCAGCAGGTCGCCAAGACCGGCGAGGTCTGCCCGGCGAACTGGAAGGACGGCGCGAAGACGATGAAGGCCGACCCGGTCAAGGCCAAAGAGTACTTCGCCGCGGTCAACTGA
- the lptE gene encoding LPS assembly lipoprotein LptE, protein MKKNLRPLLPLALVLAAGCASEDLSYRPAPQILPQHIVRISLRPVINKTQQFGLEDKLTLRVRDEFLRDGRYPIVPESDAQGVVVVTLSRYILVPVQYDTVLTPTAYKLTVLANLDFIDRTKNTILWSEPSLEGVQSYTAPTLRGGMTEEQARELIWDVLARQIVKRTVEGFGSVSGASQRRISGELPPSETPQTPVKSVNPNPY, encoded by the coding sequence ATGAAAAAGAACCTCCGGCCGCTCCTCCCCCTGGCCCTGGTCCTCGCCGCCGGCTGCGCCAGCGAAGACCTCTCCTACCGCCCCGCCCCGCAGATCCTCCCGCAGCACATCGTGAGGATCTCGCTGCGCCCGGTGATCAACAAGACCCAGCAGTTCGGGCTCGAGGACAAGCTCACCCTGCGGGTCCGCGACGAGTTCCTGCGCGATGGGCGCTACCCGATCGTCCCGGAGTCCGACGCGCAGGGCGTCGTCGTCGTCACGCTCTCCCGCTACATCCTCGTGCCGGTCCAGTACGACACCGTCCTGACCCCCACCGCCTACAAGCTCACGGTGCTCGCGAACCTCGACTTCATCGACCGCACGAAGAACACCATCCTCTGGTCCGAGCCCAGCCTCGAGGGCGTCCAGAGCTACACCGCCCCGACGCTGCGGGGCGGGATGACCGAAGAGCAGGCCCGCGAGCTCATCTGGGACGTGCTCGCGCGCCAGATCGTCAAGCGCACCGTCGAGGGCTTCGGCTCCGTGAGCGGCGCCTCCCAGAGGCGCATCAGCGGCGAACTTCCGCCCAGCGAGACCCCCCAGACGCCGGTGAAGTCCGTCAACCCCAACCCGTACTGA
- a CDS encoding lycopene cyclase domain-containing protein yields the protein MPEDRESDPKRAAPGGAPRYEAGRKFAWWGTLLLPFLLVLLPLYRALREEVDLKAALATVLLFEVVVFPAEAFSVWRGHWVYNEARIWGPRLFGVPVEEPLLYYVFPALIVITAFHAIRAALARREGR from the coding sequence ATGCCCGAGGACAGGGAGTCGGATCCCAAGCGCGCGGCGCCGGGGGGGGCGCCCCGCTATGAAGCGGGACGGAAGTTCGCTTGGTGGGGGACGCTGCTCCTCCCGTTCCTCCTCGTCCTGCTTCCCCTTTACCGTGCTTTGCGCGAAGAAGTGGACCTCAAGGCCGCCCTCGCGACCGTGCTCCTCTTCGAGGTCGTGGTCTTCCCGGCCGAGGCCTTCTCGGTCTGGCGCGGGCACTGGGTCTACAACGAGGCGCGCATCTGGGGACCGCGCCTGTTCGGGGTCCCCGTCGAGGAGCCCCTCCTTTATTACGTCTTCCCCGCGCTCATCGTCATAACCGCCTTCCACGCCATCCGTGCGGCGCTCGCGCGCAGGGAGGGGCGATGA
- a CDS encoding response regulator, with amino-acid sequence MTIKPFYTTGEVARMLGVSPATIFRAVEKGQLKASATPGGHNRVARKDLEEFAKSLGVDAKALTPGKTRVLVVEDNLAELRVMQRGLQKEPGFEVQTTASGYGAGYLTKAFRPDVILLDIFLSDLDGREVVKIIRADPELKDTIVLAVTAASDAKDLKEIEAAGVDEIIRKPIPSAELRAKILKLLE; translated from the coding sequence ATGACCATCAAGCCATTCTACACGACCGGTGAAGTCGCCCGCATGCTGGGGGTCAGCCCCGCCACCATCTTCCGCGCCGTCGAGAAAGGCCAGCTCAAGGCCTCCGCGACGCCGGGCGGGCACAACCGGGTCGCCCGCAAGGACCTCGAGGAGTTCGCCAAGAGTCTCGGCGTCGACGCCAAGGCCCTGACGCCCGGCAAGACGCGCGTGCTCGTCGTCGAGGACAACCTCGCCGAGCTGCGGGTCATGCAGCGCGGGCTGCAGAAGGAGCCGGGCTTCGAGGTGCAGACGACGGCCTCGGGCTACGGCGCCGGCTACCTCACCAAGGCCTTCCGGCCCGACGTCATCCTGCTGGACATCTTCCTCTCCGACCTCGACGGCCGGGAAGTCGTCAAGATCATCCGGGCCGACCCCGAGCTCAAGGATACGATCGTCCTCGCCGTCACCGCGGCGAGCGACGCGAAGGACCTCAAGGAGATCGAGGCCGCCGGCGTCGACGAGATCATCCGCAAGCCGATCCCCTCGGCCGAACTGCGCGCGAAGATCCTCAAGCTGCTCGAGTAG
- a CDS encoding oligopeptide transporter, OPT family — translation MEASDSRSLPDNAYDPLKPGETYEPMVPAAKSIPETTLRSVGFGLFFCVLFTVASAYSGLKVGQVMEAAIPISILAIGLARVFPRHSTILENVIITGIGGVSGSVVAGAIFTLPALYSLQLDPHPAQTIFICLAGGCFGVLFLIPLRRYFVREMHGQFPYPEATAITEVLVTGEKGGSQAKLLLQATLIAGVYDFFVTTFKVWKEFIDFQFIPVMSALNQKAKVVVRFDAVAFILGLGYVMGLRSSMILCAGGLLANFVLVPLVWFIGRHSPELAVYPALKPIALMSASEIFRGYVRFVGVGAIATAGIFGILKSLRVVVGSVAIAVKAFRHGGGTDGLERTDRDVSIMTILLGVLAATLATAVFFGSLHTGWLIALVGLTLTLLFSFFFTSVAANAIATTARNPVSGMTMLTIIVSSVVLLKFGLSGTTGMFFVMAIAGMVCTALSASGQTITDLKTGYWLGSTPAAQERVKFLGVIAAAAASGLTIVMLAKAGYYFGDAPLGTPEGAVLAAPQASLMKALVEGFMNRQPIAYVLFGAGAVVTIALEMLGVPSLVFALGMYLPLELNTPALVGGFLHHLVTGRAAKLGGEAGRSVRERGVIIASGLMAGGALGGVLGAALRLVPGFKEEWIVTPFYGTESISQGVSLVLFLSLCAYVWFVSTRRADGKTA, via the coding sequence ATGGAAGCATCCGATTCCCGCTCGCTGCCGGACAACGCCTACGACCCCCTGAAGCCCGGGGAGACCTACGAGCCGATGGTCCCCGCCGCGAAGTCGATCCCGGAGACCACTCTGCGCTCGGTGGGCTTCGGCCTCTTCTTCTGCGTCCTCTTCACGGTGGCCTCCGCGTACTCCGGCCTCAAGGTCGGGCAGGTCATGGAGGCGGCGATCCCCATCTCCATCCTCGCCATCGGGCTCGCGCGCGTCTTCCCGCGGCACTCGACGATCCTGGAGAACGTCATCATCACCGGCATCGGCGGGGTCTCCGGTTCCGTCGTGGCCGGGGCCATCTTCACCCTGCCGGCGCTCTACTCGCTGCAGCTCGACCCGCATCCGGCGCAGACCATCTTCATCTGCCTCGCCGGCGGCTGCTTCGGCGTGCTTTTCCTCATCCCGCTGCGCCGCTACTTCGTGCGCGAGATGCACGGGCAGTTCCCTTACCCCGAGGCCACCGCCATCACCGAGGTGCTCGTCACCGGGGAGAAGGGCGGCTCGCAGGCGAAGCTTCTGCTCCAGGCGACGCTCATCGCCGGCGTCTACGACTTCTTCGTGACCACCTTCAAGGTCTGGAAGGAGTTCATCGACTTCCAGTTCATCCCGGTCATGAGCGCTCTCAACCAGAAGGCGAAGGTCGTCGTGCGCTTCGACGCCGTGGCCTTCATCCTCGGCCTCGGCTACGTCATGGGCCTGCGCTCCTCGATGATCCTCTGCGCGGGCGGCCTGCTGGCGAACTTCGTGCTCGTGCCGCTGGTCTGGTTCATCGGGCGGCACTCCCCCGAGCTGGCCGTTTATCCGGCCCTCAAGCCCATCGCGCTCATGAGCGCCAGTGAGATCTTCCGCGGCTACGTGCGCTTCGTCGGCGTCGGCGCCATCGCGACCGCCGGCATCTTCGGCATCCTCAAGTCGCTGCGCGTGGTCGTGGGTTCCGTCGCCATCGCGGTCAAGGCCTTCCGCCACGGCGGCGGGACCGACGGCCTCGAGCGCACCGATCGCGACGTCTCCATCATGACCATCCTCCTCGGCGTGCTCGCCGCGACGCTGGCGACGGCGGTCTTCTTCGGCTCGCTGCACACGGGCTGGCTCATCGCGCTCGTGGGCCTCACGTTGACGCTGCTCTTCTCCTTCTTCTTCACATCGGTGGCGGCCAACGCCATCGCGACGACCGCGCGCAACCCGGTCTCGGGGATGACGATGCTCACCATCATCGTCTCGAGCGTCGTCCTGCTCAAGTTCGGCCTCTCGGGCACGACGGGGATGTTCTTCGTCATGGCCATCGCCGGCATGGTCTGCACGGCGCTCTCGGCCTCGGGACAGACCATCACCGACCTCAAGACGGGCTACTGGCTGGGCTCGACGCCCGCCGCGCAGGAGCGCGTGAAGTTCCTCGGGGTCATCGCGGCCGCCGCGGCCTCGGGCCTGACCATCGTGATGCTCGCCAAGGCCGGCTACTACTTCGGAGACGCCCCGCTCGGGACTCCCGAGGGGGCGGTGCTGGCCGCGCCGCAGGCCTCGCTGATGAAGGCGCTCGTCGAGGGCTTCATGAACCGGCAGCCCATCGCCTACGTCCTCTTCGGCGCGGGCGCCGTCGTCACGATCGCCCTCGAGATGCTCGGCGTGCCCTCGCTCGTGTTCGCGCTGGGCATGTACCTGCCGCTCGAGCTCAACACGCCGGCGCTCGTGGGCGGCTTCCTCCATCACCTCGTGACCGGCCGGGCCGCGAAGCTCGGCGGCGAGGCGGGTCGGTCCGTGCGCGAGCGCGGGGTCATCATCGCCTCGGGCCTCATGGCCGGCGGCGCGCTCGGAGGCGTGCTCGGCGCCGCGCTGCGGCTGGTGCCTGGATTCAAGGAAGAGTGGATCGTGACCCCCTTCTACGGCACGGAGAGCATCTCTCAGGGAGTCTCGCTCGTCCTCTTCCTCTCCCTCTGCGCCTACGTCTGGTTCGTCTCGACCCGCCGCGCGGACGGGAAGACGGCCTAG
- the rpsT gene encoding 30S ribosomal protein S20: protein MAKLKTGRHTSSIKTQRMAERRAAHNRAVKRGARDVTKELATVAATKDKAKAEELYRKTCSAWDKAAKTGVIHWKAAARKKSRLALQMKKLLEGKHVEPAQGKKAKKSNRPAPAPAVAAA from the coding sequence ATGGCGAAGCTCAAGACCGGACGGCATACCAGCTCGATCAAGACCCAGCGCATGGCGGAACGCCGCGCAGCGCACAACCGCGCCGTCAAGCGCGGGGCGCGCGACGTCACCAAGGAGCTGGCGACCGTCGCCGCCACCAAGGACAAGGCCAAGGCCGAGGAGCTCTACCGCAAGACCTGCTCCGCCTGGGACAAGGCCGCGAAGACGGGCGTCATCCACTGGAAGGCCGCCGCTCGCAAGAAGTCGCGCCTGGCTTTGCAGATGAAGAAGCTGCTCGAAGGGAAGCACGTCGAGCCGGCGCAGGGCAAGAAGGCCAAGAAGAGCAACAGGCCAGCCCCCGCTCCCGCCGTCGCCGCTGCTTAA
- the leuS gene encoding leucine--tRNA ligase → MSIDDHIPYKEIETKWQRRWAESGLFKTPETPRPGRKFYCLDMFPYPSADGLHVGHPEGYTATDILCRYMRMRGHDVLHPMGWDAFGLPAENHAIATGEHPRIVTQRNIANFRRQIQSLGFSYDWDREVDTTSPEYYRWTQWIFLQLYKKGLAYEAESPINWCPSCKTGLANEEVYDGSCERCGTFVERRSMRQWMLKITAYADRLLDDLKTLDWPESTLAMQRNWIGRSEGAEVIFTLRNHAVPVFTTRPDTLFGATYLVLAPEHPLVEQIVVPDQKSEVEAYVDKARRKSELERTELQKEKTGVPTGAHAVNPVNGERIPVWVADYVLAGYGTGAIMAVPAHDQRDYDFAVKYDLPIRIVVKPTDELAEELAKDGKAFCGDGVAVNSPLIDGLPTPQAKERILAHLEEKRLGRHLVTYRLRDWVFSRQRYWGEPIPIVHCKTCGIVPLPEDKLPVLLPDVRHYKPTGTGESPLADIVSWVNTHCPSCGGEARRETNTMPQWAGSCWYYLRYIDPKNSSRAWDPEAEKTWAPVDCYVGGAEHAVLHLLYARFWHKVLFDLGLVSTSEPFQKLRHQGMILSYSYRDARGVYHGYGDIAFAEDGKAVLKDSGEALEAQVEKMSKSKKNVINPDDVLAKYGADVFRLYEMFMGPFADPKPWDMKDIMGRVRFLRRVWLLLKDAPKLAEGDGLVALRNRTIEKVGTDIAEFHYNTAVSALDIYLNELSAQKPPTRVDVETFLTLLCPFAPHITEELFERIGGTPFLSARPWPEYDPRLLRDTRVEVLVQVNGKPRERLQVPTDTPSKELEAAALAAPKVKEALAGKSVLKVVVVPNKLVNIVVK, encoded by the coding sequence ATGTCCATCGACGACCACATCCCCTATAAAGAGATCGAGACGAAGTGGCAGCGCCGCTGGGCGGAATCCGGCCTCTTCAAGACGCCCGAGACCCCGCGCCCCGGCCGCAAGTTCTACTGCCTCGACATGTTCCCCTACCCCTCCGCCGACGGCCTCCATGTCGGGCACCCCGAAGGCTACACCGCCACCGACATCCTCTGCCGCTACATGCGCATGCGCGGTCACGACGTCCTGCACCCGATGGGCTGGGACGCCTTCGGCCTGCCCGCCGAGAACCACGCCATCGCCACCGGCGAGCATCCGCGCATCGTCACCCAGCGCAACATCGCGAACTTCCGGCGCCAGATCCAGTCCCTCGGCTTCTCCTACGACTGGGACCGCGAAGTCGACACGACGAGCCCGGAGTACTACCGCTGGACGCAGTGGATCTTCCTGCAGCTCTACAAGAAGGGCCTCGCCTACGAAGCCGAGAGCCCCATCAACTGGTGCCCCTCCTGCAAGACCGGCCTCGCCAACGAAGAGGTCTACGACGGCTCCTGCGAGCGCTGCGGGACCTTCGTCGAACGCCGCTCCATGCGCCAGTGGATGCTCAAGATCACCGCCTACGCCGACCGACTCCTCGACGACCTCAAGACGCTCGACTGGCCCGAGTCCACGCTCGCGATGCAGCGCAACTGGATCGGCCGCTCCGAGGGCGCCGAGGTCATCTTCACCCTCCGCAACCACGCGGTCCCGGTGTTCACGACGCGGCCCGACACCCTCTTCGGCGCGACCTACCTCGTCCTCGCCCCCGAGCACCCGCTCGTCGAGCAGATCGTCGTGCCCGACCAGAAGAGCGAGGTCGAGGCCTACGTGGACAAGGCGCGGCGCAAGAGCGAGCTCGAGCGCACCGAGCTGCAGAAGGAGAAGACCGGCGTTCCCACGGGCGCGCACGCGGTCAACCCGGTCAACGGCGAGCGCATCCCCGTCTGGGTGGCCGACTACGTGCTCGCCGGCTACGGCACCGGCGCCATCATGGCGGTCCCGGCGCACGACCAGCGCGACTACGACTTCGCCGTGAAGTACGACCTCCCCATCCGCATCGTCGTGAAGCCCACCGACGAGCTCGCCGAGGAGCTCGCCAAGGACGGCAAGGCCTTCTGCGGCGACGGCGTCGCCGTCAACTCCCCTCTCATCGACGGCCTCCCGACCCCGCAGGCCAAGGAGCGCATCCTCGCCCATCTCGAGGAGAAGCGTCTGGGCCGGCACCTCGTGACCTACCGCCTGCGCGACTGGGTCTTCTCGCGCCAGCGCTACTGGGGAGAACCCATCCCCATCGTGCACTGCAAGACGTGCGGCATCGTCCCCCTCCCCGAGGACAAGCTCCCCGTGCTCCTGCCCGACGTGCGGCACTACAAGCCCACGGGCACCGGCGAGTCGCCGCTCGCGGACATCGTGAGCTGGGTGAACACCCACTGCCCCTCCTGCGGCGGCGAGGCCCGCCGCGAGACGAACACCATGCCGCAGTGGGCCGGCTCGTGCTGGTACTACCTGCGCTACATCGACCCGAAGAACTCCTCGCGCGCCTGGGACCCCGAGGCCGAGAAGACCTGGGCCCCGGTGGACTGCTACGTCGGAGGCGCCGAGCACGCGGTGCTGCACCTGCTCTACGCGCGCTTCTGGCACAAGGTGCTCTTCGACCTGGGGCTGGTCTCGACCTCCGAACCCTTCCAGAAGCTCCGCCACCAGGGGATGATCCTCTCCTACTCCTACCGCGACGCCCGCGGCGTCTATCACGGCTACGGGGACATCGCCTTCGCCGAGGACGGGAAAGCCGTGCTCAAGGACTCCGGAGAGGCGCTGGAGGCCCAGGTCGAGAAGATGTCGAAGTCCAAGAAGAACGTCATCAACCCCGACGACGTGCTCGCCAAGTACGGGGCCGACGTCTTCCGGCTCTACGAGATGTTCATGGGGCCCTTCGCCGACCCCAAGCCCTGGGACATGAAGGACATCATGGGGCGCGTGCGCTTCCTGCGCCGGGTCTGGCTCCTCCTCAAGGACGCGCCGAAGCTCGCGGAGGGCGACGGCCTCGTGGCCCTGCGCAACCGGACCATCGAGAAGGTCGGCACCGACATCGCGGAGTTCCATTACAACACCGCCGTCTCCGCCCTCGACATCTACCTCAACGAGCTCTCGGCGCAGAAGCCGCCGACGCGCGTCGACGTCGAGACCTTCCTCACCCTGCTCTGCCCCTTCGCCCCGCACATCACCGAAGAGCTCTTCGAGCGGATCGGCGGGACGCCCTTCCTCTCGGCGCGGCCCTGGCCGGAGTACGACCCGCGGCTGCTCCGGGACACGCGCGTCGAGGTGCTCGTGCAGGTCAACGGCAAGCCGCGCGAGCGCCTGCAGGTCCCCACGGACACCCCCTCCAAGGAGCTCGAGGCGGCCGCGCTCGCCGCGCCCAAGGTGAAGGAGGCGCTGGCCGGCAAGTCCGTGCTCAAGGTCGTCGTCGTGCCCAACAAGCTCGTCAACATCGTGGTGAAATGA
- a CDS encoding pyridoxal phosphate-dependent aminotransferase translates to MRRIPAGGINLFQLIYILVREYQEKTGRPAMNLSLGNPDTVPARRILELQARFAADPGFDYHTYAEENDLRRFAEGMVELHSGVRAAEHPGLRVLPIPGIKNATAFIPLACGLHLPDRRRRERFILASNQPAYDVIGTWAGGYLGAERVVWPLVPEEGMRLNVGRLREACGTRKPDLVFVIRPGNPASVGASAAEWKELIAFCLETGARLVNDAAYVGLAGPAHVPLAAVAKDFPGLEWLELYSVSKSFSDPGARLGALIGSKDFVEDFILIKGNSESGPVPYVMAAYGEFFSEGDAARTALADLRAMYRRRIDYVVSRLKAAGLREACRCEDGFFTLWRVPRRAFGADLASDPRVAGLPPHEAFNRLVISETGLVGVHFLAPVGGPMIRYGVCSDVLDPAFQKRFEEALTRLHPEY, encoded by the coding sequence ATGAGAAGGATACCGGCGGGGGGGATCAACCTCTTCCAGCTCATCTACATCCTGGTGCGCGAGTACCAGGAGAAGACGGGCCGGCCGGCGATGAACCTCTCGCTGGGGAATCCCGACACCGTCCCGGCCCGGCGGATCCTCGAACTGCAGGCCCGGTTCGCCGCCGACCCGGGCTTCGACTACCACACCTACGCCGAGGAGAACGACCTCCGGCGCTTCGCGGAGGGGATGGTCGAACTCCACTCCGGGGTCCGGGCCGCCGAGCACCCGGGTCTGCGGGTGCTGCCCATCCCGGGCATCAAGAACGCGACCGCCTTCATCCCGCTCGCCTGCGGGCTCCATCTGCCGGACCGGCGACGTCGGGAGCGCTTCATCCTCGCCTCCAACCAGCCGGCCTACGACGTCATCGGGACCTGGGCGGGCGGTTATCTGGGCGCCGAGCGGGTCGTCTGGCCGCTGGTCCCCGAGGAGGGGATGCGCCTGAACGTCGGGCGCCTGCGCGAGGCCTGCGGGACGCGCAAGCCCGACCTCGTCTTCGTCATCCGCCCCGGCAACCCGGCCTCGGTCGGGGCGAGCGCGGCGGAGTGGAAGGAGCTCATCGCCTTCTGTCTCGAGACGGGCGCCCGCCTCGTCAACGACGCCGCGTACGTCGGGCTCGCCGGTCCCGCGCACGTGCCGCTGGCGGCCGTGGCGAAGGATTTTCCGGGCCTCGAATGGCTCGAGCTCTACTCGGTGAGCAAGTCCTTCAGCGACCCCGGGGCGCGCCTGGGTGCGCTCATCGGGTCGAAGGACTTCGTCGAGGACTTCATCCTCATCAAGGGGAACTCCGAGTCCGGTCCCGTTCCCTATGTCATGGCGGCCTACGGCGAGTTCTTCTCGGAGGGGGACGCCGCGCGCACGGCCCTCGCGGACCTGCGCGCGATGTACCGCCGCCGCATCGACTACGTCGTCTCCCGGCTGAAGGCCGCGGGCCTGCGGGAGGCCTGTCGCTGCGAGGACGGCTTCTTCACGCTCTGGCGCGTGCCCCGGCGCGCGTTCGGGGCGGACCTCGCCTCGGACCCCCGCGTCGCGGGTCTGCCGCCGCACGAGGCCTTCAACCGTCTCGTCATCTCCGAGACCGGTCTCGTCGGGGTCCATTTCCTCGCCCCGGTCGGCGGGCCGATGATCCGCTACGGGGTCTGCAGCGACGTCCTCGACCCTGCCTTCCAGAAGCGCTTCGAAGAGGCGCTCACGCGGCTTCATCCCGAATACTGA